The genomic interval TGGTTACGGAACCGGTGAACAGTCTAGGGAAAAGGCGCCCCCGTTCAGGGGAGCACCACCACCTGCGCGCCGAAGACGAGCCCCGCCCCGAAGCCGATCTGCAGCGCCAGACCACCACTGAGCTCGGGGTGCTCTTCGAGCAGGCGGTGGGTGGCGAGCGGGATCGAGGCGGCCGACGTGTTGCCTGTGGTCTCGATGTCGCGGGCGATGACGGTCGTCTCGGGGAGCTTCAGCTGCTTGGCAAACTCCTCGATGATGCGCATGTTCGCCTGGTGCGGGATGAAGGCGGCGAGATCGGATGCCTCGATGCCGGCCTTCTCGAGCGCTTCGCGTGCGACCTTCGCCATGTCCCAGACGGCCCAGCGGAACACGCGCGGACCCTCCTGGCGCAGGGTCGGCCATGGCGCCTTGCCGTCGCGGAAGTCGACGAGCGTGTGGTTCATCCCGACCAGGTCGGCCTTCGAGCCGTCGGAGCCCCACACGGTGGCGGAGATGCCCGGTGTCTCGCTCGGACCGACCACGACGGCGCCCGCGCCATCGCCGAGCAGGAACGAGATGCTGCGATCGGTGGGATCGACGACGTCGGAGAGCTTCTCTGCGCCGACGACCACTGCGTGGCGGGCCGCACCTGCGCGGATGAGCGCATCAGCCTGCGCGACGGCGTAGGCGTATCCGGCGCACGCGGCGTTCATGTCGTATGCAGCGGCCGGGTTGGCGCCGATGCGGTCCGCGACGATGGCCGCAACCGAGGGGGTCTGCTTGGGGTTGCTGATCGTCGCGACGATGACCAGATCGATCTCAGCCGGGTCGACCCCGGAGCGCTGCACGGCTTCGGCCGCAGCGTCGGTGGAGAGCTCGATCACCGTGGTCTCCGGCACCGCACGGGCGCGGGTGATGATCCCCGTGCGCTGGCGGATCCACTCGTCACTGGAATCGATCGGGCCGACGAGGTCCTCGTTCGGCACGGCGTTCTCTCCCCGGGCGGCGCCCACGGAGTAGATGCGGGTGTACGCGGGACCGGTTGCCTGCTTCAGCGTGGCCATTATGCGGCTGCTCCGTTCAGCAGCGCAGCGGCCGCATCGAGGTCTTCGGGGGTCTTCACTGCGACGTTCGGCACGCCGCGCAGTCCGCGCTTGGCGAGGCCCACCAGAGCACCGGCCGGCGCCACTTCGATGAAGCCGGTGATGCCGGCGGCGGTGAACGATGACATGCACAGATCCCAGCGCACCGGCGACGAGACCTGCGTGACGATGCGGTCGAGGGCATCCTGCCCATCGGTGACGACCGCGCCGTCGCGGTTCGACCACAGCGTGTGGGTGGGATCCTGATGCTCGACCTCGGCGACCGCTGCGCGCAGGGTCTCCACAGCCGGAGCCATGTACGAGGTGTGGAAGGCGCCTGCCACCTGCAGCGGCATCACGCGCACGCCGCGCGGCGAGCTCTCGGCGAGCCTGGCCAGGTTCTCCAGCGTGCCGGCGGCGACGATCTGCCCGGCGACGTTGTAGTTGGCTGGAGTGAGGTCGAGCTCTGCCAGCAGCGCGAGCACCTCATCGGCGTCGCCGCCGAGCACGGCGCTCATGCCGGTGGGAGTCTGTGCGGCAGCATCCGCCATCGCCCGACCGCGGATGCCGACCAGCTGCATCGCGTCCTCAGAGCTGATGACGCCGGCGCTG from Microbacterium sp. H1-D42 carries:
- a CDS encoding beta-ketoacyl-ACP synthase III, which produces MATLKQATGPAYTRIYSVGAARGENAVPNEDLVGPIDSSDEWIRQRTGIITRARAVPETTVIELSTDAAAEAVQRSGVDPAEIDLVIVATISNPKQTPSVAAIVADRIGANPAAAYDMNAACAGYAYAVAQADALIRAGAARHAVVVGAEKLSDVVDPTDRSISFLLGDGAGAVVVGPSETPGISATVWGSDGSKADLVGMNHTLVDFRDGKAPWPTLRQEGPRVFRWAVWDMAKVAREALEKAGIEASDLAAFIPHQANMRIIEEFAKQLKLPETTVIARDIETTGNTSAASIPLATHRLLEEHPELSGGLALQIGFGAGLVFGAQVVVLP
- a CDS encoding ACP S-malonyltransferase encodes the protein MIVAACPGQGSQTPGFLAPWLELEGVAEQVAAYSEAAEVDLVKHGTQSDADTIRDTRIAQPLIVAASLIAMAHLVQRAGRSADGVAGHSVGELAALSSAGVISSEDAMQLVGIRGRAMADAAAQTPTGMSAVLGGDADEVLALLAELDLTPANYNVAGQIVAAGTLENLARLAESSPRGVRVMPLQVAGAFHTSYMAPAVETLRAAVAEVEHQDPTHTLWSNRDGAVVTDGQDALDRIVTQVSSPVRWDLCMSSFTAAGITGFIEVAPAGALVGLAKRGLRGVPNVAVKTPEDLDAAAALLNGAAA